In Anaerolineae bacterium, a genomic segment contains:
- a CDS encoding elongation factor Tu has protein sequence MSKPMFERTKPHVNVGTIGHIDHG, from the coding sequence ATGTCCAAGCCGATGTTTGAGCGGACGAAGCCGCATGTGAACGTGGGGACGATTGGGCATATTGATCATGGGA